A DNA window from Trichosurus vulpecula isolate mTriVul1 chromosome 2, mTriVul1.pri, whole genome shotgun sequence contains the following coding sequences:
- the LOC118838976 gene encoding selenoprotein N-like → MDIPRSRGPSEPRPPPQPPGPPPRRAHRPQDLALLVALLGALLTAAAWCYVGSREAQAEARREAARTPWKTMFFFSALDVNRDMYISPEEFKPIAEMLRVVKPITDFKKAKKLMKEESSSLKEEMLTIVARFQPLLLNTMTNSKNGFKEISDIILSGLKSWTAPASSSSVFSVSQFKAFLPPRNDMELGEPWWIIPDIMINKTSVYLSNNRFYPPPPKGKEVIIHRLLSMFHPRPFVKTRFGPQGTVACLTAISDSYYTVAFRIHAEFQLNQPLHYPFWFCPSQFTGHIILSKDSSHVQEFKLFVPNERSLNVGMQWLYGPLRNPNVDLGYLPQMELEASGPSVPSVIQDEKNNETDSCLPSEEAVQFEIEDVLWQQELSKEEAVQQLERAMYAFKKVQYLPFTKAFDRARAENKLVHSVILWGALDDQSCUGSGHTLREIVLKNSSVLTLLSEKFISTWSLLGDLEVILNEENEFYKKLAKLQLEKYKFPVESLVCLPNGTVVNNIHANDFLFKTPPGHQENEKVLAIYSPMSFKSPEIYEEFLREGLLRAQAFLQP, encoded by the exons ATGGACATTCCCAGGAGTCGTGGGCCCAGCGAGCCCCGCCCACCCCCGCAGCCTCCGGGCCCCCCACCCCGCCGCGCCCACCGCCCCCAGGACCTGGCGCTGCTCGTGGCCCTGCTGGGGGCGCTGCTGACCGCCGCCGCCTGGTGCTACGTGGGCTCCAGGGAGGCCCAGGCCGAGGCGCGGAGG GAGGCAGCCCGGACACCTTGGAAGACCATGTTCTTCTTTTCCGCTTTGGACGTGAATAGGGACATGTACATCAGCCCTGAGGAGTTCAAGCCCATTGCTGAGATGCTGAGag TGGTAAAGCCTATCACTGACTTCAAGAAGGCCAAGAAGTTGATGAAGGAGGAGAGTTCCTCTCTCAAAGAGGAGATGCTGACTATAGTAGCTCGATTCCAGCCGCTGCTACTAAATACCATGACAAACAGTAAAAATGGTTTCAAAGAg ATTTCTGACATCATCCTATCTGGGCTAAAAAGCTGGACAGCCCCTGCATCGTCATCCAGCGTATTTTCTGTCAGCCAGTTCAAAGCCTTCTTGCCCCCAAGAAATGATATGGAGTTGGGTGAGCCCTGGTGGATCATTCCAGACATAATGATTAATAAGACAAGTGTATACCTCTCTAACAACCGCTTCTATCCACCACCTCCCAAAGGcaaggag GTCATCATCCACAGACTGTTGAGCATGTTCCACCCAAGGCCCTTTGTGAAGACCCGCTTTGGGCCCCAGGGCACAGTGGCCTGCCTCACTGCCATCAGTGACTCCTACTACACCGTGGCTTTCAG GATCCATGCAGAATTCCAACTCAACCAACCACTCCACTACCCTTTCTGGTTCTGTCCAAGCCAGTTCACTGGACACATCATCCTCTCCAAAGATAGCAGCCATGTCCAAGAGTTCAAGCTCTTTGTACCCAATGAAAG GTCTCTGAATGTGGGTATGCAGTGGTTGTATGGGCCATTGAGGAATCCAAATGTGGACCTTGGTTATCTCCCTCAG ATGGAGCTGGAGGCCTCTGGCCCTTCAGTGCCATCGGTGATCCAGGATGAGAAGAACAATGAAACTGACAGCTGTCTGCCCTCAGAGGAGGCTGTCCAGTTTGAAATCGAGGATGTTCTGTGGCAGCAGGAGCTGAGCAAGGAGGAAGCTGTCCAGCAGCTGGAGAGGGCTATGTATGCCTTCAAGAAG GTCCAATACTTACCTTTCACCAAAGCTTTTGACAGAGCTAGAGCTGAAAACAAGCTGGTACACTCAGTCATTCTATGGGGAGCCCTAGATGACCAGTCTTGCTGAG GTTCAGGGCACACTCTTCGGGAGATTGTCCTGAAAAATTCATCAGTCCTCACCCTCCTCAGTGAGAAATTCATCAGCACTTGGTCCCTTTTGGGGGACCTAGAAGTGATACTG AATGAAGAGAATGAATTCTATAAGAAGCTGGCTAAGCTGCAATTGGAGAAATACAAGTTCCCTGTGGAATCACTGGTCTGCCTGCCCAATGGAACAGTG GTCAACAACATCCATGCTAATGACTTCTTGTTCAAGACTCCCCCAGGACATCAGGAGAATGAAAAAGTCTTAGCTATATACTCCCCTATGTCCTTCAAATCTCCAGAGATCTATGAAGAATTCCTGAGAGAGGGACTACTCAGAGCCCAGGCCTTTCTCCAGCCCTAA